In the Aneurinibacillus soli genome, one interval contains:
- the surE gene encoding 5'/3'-nucleotidase SurE, producing MYKVVVTNDDGIHALGIHKLVRSLEGLADVIVVAPDSERSAEGHRITVREGLTVQKVDFHGMDHVQAWAVNGTPADCVKMALNVICKERPDVVISGINAGLNIGKDVYYSGTVSAAREAVIYEVPAIAVSYENHFHKHDFGEVEKMVRPIWEEIKIHDIPPDVMININIPHIPADQVKGTVVTGLDIHHYRDRIDEKPGKTGVPEYWLEREYGKTKIVESNDYYMVRNGYIALTPIHIDSTDHAFLKQMETWSVIKKNGRTDSPTEGNK from the coding sequence ATGTACAAAGTAGTCGTAACGAATGATGATGGGATTCATGCGCTTGGCATTCACAAGCTTGTTCGCTCGCTCGAAGGACTGGCGGATGTGATTGTAGTTGCACCTGACAGCGAGCGAAGTGCGGAAGGACATCGTATTACCGTGCGGGAAGGGTTGACTGTGCAGAAGGTGGATTTCCATGGAATGGATCATGTGCAGGCATGGGCTGTGAACGGAACACCGGCTGACTGTGTGAAAATGGCACTCAATGTGATCTGCAAAGAGCGTCCAGATGTTGTGATCTCCGGTATTAACGCAGGACTTAATATTGGGAAGGACGTATACTATTCCGGAACGGTAAGTGCGGCGCGTGAGGCGGTGATCTACGAAGTGCCTGCTATTGCGGTCTCCTATGAAAATCACTTCCACAAGCATGATTTTGGTGAGGTGGAAAAAATGGTGCGCCCGATCTGGGAAGAAATCAAAATTCACGACATTCCGCCAGATGTGATGATTAACATCAATATTCCACACATTCCTGCTGATCAAGTAAAAGGCACTGTTGTAACGGGACTCGACATTCATCATTACCGCGACCGGATCGATGAGAAACCAGGGAAGACTGGCGTGCCGGAATACTGGTTGGAACGAGAATATGGCAAGACGAAGATTGTGGAGAGTAATGACTATTATATGGTGCGCAACGGCTATATCGCATTAACTCCTATTCATATTGATTCAACCGATCATGCATTCCTCAAGCAGATGGAGACATGGAGTGTTATCAAAAAGAACGGGCGTACAGATAGCCCGACGGAGGGGAATAAGTGA
- a CDS encoding anti-sigma factor family protein, which translates to MEHMEDMLSAYLDHELSIEEHAVVEQHLEACEKCQGVVDELSFIKYQTFSTYQSVCAPEYMTEKIMEFIENNTAAISKRNSTIPAVVAGTFICVFFMVALLYAGTIGSGFLSSFAAIVMAVWKMITLVILQTPSFLSGIAGFAVFLLLISIWFLRKLLSMRIAGQENGVM; encoded by the coding sequence ATGGAGCACATGGAGGATATGCTATCTGCTTATCTGGATCATGAATTATCAATCGAGGAACATGCAGTAGTTGAACAGCATTTAGAAGCATGTGAAAAATGCCAGGGCGTAGTGGATGAATTATCTTTTATAAAATATCAAACCTTTTCCACATATCAGTCTGTTTGTGCACCTGAATACATGACAGAAAAAATAATGGAATTTATCGAAAATAATACGGCCGCAATTTCTAAAAGAAATAGTACAATACCTGCGGTTGTTGCCGGAACATTCATCTGCGTATTTTTTATGGTGGCCTTGTTATATGCGGGTACGATTGGATCTGGATTTTTATCCTCTTTCGCAGCCATAGTGATGGCGGTATGGAAAATGATTACGCTGGTTATTTTGCAGACTCCTTCTTTTTTAAGTGGAATTGCCGGATTTGCTGTTTTTCTCCTATTGATATCGATATGGTTCTTGCGCAAATTGCTTTCCATGCGAATAGCGGGGCAAGAAAATGGGGTGATGTAG
- a CDS encoding RNA polymerase sigma factor: MDHELYGLIGRASQGEQEAFVQLINRYKGAVFRQAYAMLHDRMEAEDVSQEAFLKVYSSLAKLEQAYAFVPWLAQIVSRLCYDRIRKKKRENTFIEEDIEKQIFFTQAPSSVEQKHVQLNIEEAMQKLSPEHRMAITLRDIQGFSYDEMAEILKIPVGTVKSRIHAARLALRKELTE, encoded by the coding sequence TTGGATCATGAACTTTATGGATTGATTGGGAGAGCAAGCCAGGGAGAACAGGAAGCGTTTGTACAGCTAATCAATCGGTATAAGGGGGCTGTCTTTCGTCAGGCCTATGCGATGTTGCATGATCGAATGGAGGCCGAGGATGTTTCGCAGGAGGCCTTTCTTAAAGTGTACTCTTCGTTAGCAAAACTGGAGCAGGCCTATGCATTTGTCCCCTGGTTAGCTCAAATTGTATCGCGATTATGCTATGACCGTATCCGAAAGAAGAAGCGAGAGAATACGTTTATTGAAGAGGATATCGAAAAACAAATTTTTTTTACACAGGCTCCAAGTTCCGTAGAACAAAAGCATGTACAATTGAATATTGAAGAAGCGATGCAAAAGCTTTCCCCTGAGCACCGCATGGCTATTACTTTACGTGATATCCAGGGATTTTCTTATGATGAAATGGCTGAAATACTAAAAATACCCGTTGGAACTGTGAAGTCACGAATCCATGCTGCTAGGCTCGCTTTACGAAAAGAATTGACTGAATAA
- a CDS encoding undecaprenyl-diphosphatase, with translation MTLFNLDYNLFQLINHLAVVYPSLNPLMRFLSQEGEYVFYVGIIVYWFTRKEQNRWMVMHSLVAACVALGISGLIGDFLYRDRPFVSHHVNQLIPHAMNASFPSDHATGAFVIATSIWLFRKREGWAWLLLAAGVAFSRIWVGVHYPLDVLAGTLLGFSTAICMYKWLPKWKVTANLLHQGLLLYEKMERRILPINHTKNPQ, from the coding sequence ATGACATTATTTAATTTGGATTATAATCTTTTTCAACTCATTAATCATCTCGCTGTCGTTTACCCTTCCCTAAACCCTCTCATGCGTTTTTTATCGCAAGAGGGAGAATACGTATTTTACGTAGGCATTATTGTTTACTGGTTTACTCGAAAGGAACAAAATCGCTGGATGGTGATGCATTCATTAGTCGCTGCGTGTGTAGCTCTTGGGATTAGCGGGTTAATTGGTGACTTCTTGTATCGAGATCGCCCTTTTGTGTCCCATCATGTTAATCAGTTAATTCCGCATGCTATGAACGCTTCCTTTCCAAGTGATCACGCTACCGGTGCCTTTGTTATCGCTACTTCCATTTGGCTTTTCCGTAAACGTGAAGGATGGGCCTGGCTGTTATTAGCTGCTGGCGTAGCATTTTCACGTATTTGGGTAGGCGTCCATTACCCGCTAGATGTACTTGCTGGAACGTTACTCGGGTTTTCCACCGCAATATGTATGTATAAATGGCTACCAAAATGGAAAGTAACGGCTAACCTGCTGCATCAAGGGCTACTTTTATATGAAAAAATGGAACGCCGCATTTTACCTATAAATCACACCAAAAACCCACAGTAA
- a CDS encoding polysaccharide deacetylase family protein codes for MQKIIIILTLFLAISSLAYAKQSLDYTGAQRVPVLLYHHILRKEENKKFKYNSGVITPELFAQQIKLLHDNGYKTITLHELEQFITKKTTLPKKSVVITFDDGYLSNLTYAYPILKKYNYTAALFLITENIRSQPETFNPDKLNYISWPELAKYSDVFQYEGHTDGFHRTVGSTSFLLAKSPEDVLIDLELSKMLLHTHYFAYPYGQYNKNTIQLVKKAGYTMAFTTRPTKAKPGTSPFEVPRYGILSTTTMQQFKNIIGIP; via the coding sequence ATGCAGAAGATTATCATCATCCTTACATTATTTCTTGCAATAAGCTCGCTAGCATACGCGAAACAAAGTCTTGACTACACAGGAGCACAACGTGTTCCTGTGCTTTTATACCATCATATTTTACGAAAAGAAGAAAATAAAAAATTTAAATACAACTCAGGCGTAATTACACCTGAGTTATTTGCACAGCAAATAAAACTATTGCACGATAACGGATATAAAACCATAACGCTACACGAACTTGAGCAATTTATTACTAAAAAAACTACACTACCTAAAAAGAGTGTTGTCATTACGTTTGATGATGGATATTTAAGTAATCTTACATATGCGTACCCCATTTTGAAAAAATATAACTATACAGCTGCTCTTTTCCTTATTACAGAGAATATACGAAGCCAACCAGAAACATTTAATCCAGACAAACTGAATTACATAAGTTGGCCAGAACTCGCTAAATACTCAGACGTATTTCAATACGAAGGTCATACTGACGGGTTCCATCGAACGGTTGGTAGCACAAGCTTTTTACTTGCTAAGTCTCCGGAGGATGTACTTATTGATCTTGAGTTGTCTAAAATGCTGTTGCACACTCATTATTTTGCGTATCCTTACGGTCAATATAACAAAAATACCATCCAGTTAGTAAAGAAAGCAGGCTATACAATGGCATTTACGACTCGTCCTACTAAAGCAAAACCGGGAACCTCACCGTTTGAGGTTCCTCGGTATGGTATTCTTTCCACCACAACCATGCAGCAATTCAAAAATATCATCGGAATTCCCTAG
- a CDS encoding polysaccharide biosynthesis protein, whose protein sequence is MALRTSAIFIVKVMGALVRIPLFRLLGAEGVGLYQMAYSFYGLILTMITAGFPTALFLMTAKDTRRGKNLVMMMLVCLAVIGGGAGYLSYAFAPAIALFMGDQNLTIPIQYIAPALFIVPLLHLVRGYLQGIESYGFIASSEVLEQLVRVCTMLGLATTWAIHGKVWAVSGAVFGAFTGAVCALLFLLIPLRMSLRVVDGERLRQTISMSLPIFLYSSVAILATRLIVPVSEFLDALIIPHRLQDGGMSADQAIAAFGEISGMAVTAVYFPTIITAAISHTLSAKITEDWKNKKNKAFVRRSCLALQLAWGLGMVSTLFLFFYAHDVSVLLFGKEEVEYAIRYLCAIPLLTGLREVTTTILWAQEREREPVKGLLFGSICSVVLAYLLIAIPGFGYEGTVISMLSLECVSVLWNIGQIKKSHNRIFLFMPALWEACHILVIGIGCFWILGTINEMFFNTLPVSFQEIEKMVLFYGGLASYMGLRFVRRNRLTLFF, encoded by the coding sequence ATGGCACTTCGAACAAGTGCCATTTTTATTGTTAAGGTAATGGGGGCGCTCGTTCGTATCCCGTTGTTTCGGTTGCTAGGGGCGGAAGGGGTAGGGCTATACCAGATGGCCTATTCTTTTTATGGATTGATTCTTACCATGATTACGGCTGGATTTCCAACCGCGTTGTTTCTGATGACAGCAAAAGATACGCGGCGTGGAAAAAATCTCGTAATGATGATGCTTGTTTGCCTGGCGGTGATTGGGGGTGGGGCAGGGTATCTTTCTTATGCTTTTGCACCAGCCATTGCTTTATTTATGGGGGATCAGAATCTTACTATTCCGATTCAATATATAGCGCCTGCTTTATTTATCGTCCCGTTGCTTCATCTTGTTCGCGGATATTTGCAAGGGATTGAATCGTACGGATTTATCGCAAGCTCTGAAGTACTTGAACAGTTAGTTCGTGTATGTACGATGCTTGGATTAGCGACCACATGGGCAATACATGGAAAAGTATGGGCGGTTAGTGGGGCAGTTTTTGGGGCCTTCACGGGAGCGGTGTGTGCCTTATTGTTTTTACTAATACCATTGCGTATGTCCTTGCGAGTTGTTGATGGCGAAAGATTGAGGCAGACGATCTCGATGAGCCTGCCTATCTTTCTGTACAGCTCGGTTGCCATTTTGGCGACTCGCCTTATCGTTCCTGTATCCGAGTTTTTGGATGCGCTTATCATTCCACATCGTCTTCAAGATGGGGGAATGAGTGCCGATCAAGCGATTGCTGCTTTTGGTGAGATTTCAGGAATGGCGGTAACCGCTGTTTATTTCCCGACTATTATCACAGCTGCCATTTCGCATACGCTATCTGCAAAAATAACAGAAGATTGGAAGAATAAAAAAAACAAAGCGTTTGTTAGAAGATCGTGCCTGGCTCTCCAACTAGCTTGGGGCTTAGGCATGGTTTCCACGCTCTTTCTTTTTTTCTATGCGCATGATGTATCAGTACTTCTATTCGGGAAAGAAGAAGTAGAGTATGCCATCCGCTATTTGTGTGCGATTCCGCTACTTACAGGACTTCGGGAAGTAACGACTACCATTTTATGGGCGCAGGAAAGAGAGCGGGAACCCGTAAAGGGCTTGCTATTTGGAAGTATTTGCTCTGTAGTTCTGGCATACTTGTTGATAGCTATTCCTGGATTCGGCTATGAAGGGACGGTTATTAGCATGCTCTCATTAGAATGTGTTTCGGTACTATGGAATATAGGGCAAATAAAGAAAAGCCATAATAGAATTTTTTTGTTTATGCCTGCTTTGTGGGAAGCCTGTCATATTCTTGTTATCGGGATTGGCTGCTTCTGGATACTTGGAACAATAAATGAGATGTTCTTTAATACGCTACCTGTATCGTTTCAGGAAATCGAAAAGATGGTTTTGTTTTATGGTGGATTAGCCAGTTATATGGGACTTCGGTTTGTGAGACGGAACCGACTTACGCTTTTTTTCTAA
- a CDS encoding amidase domain-containing protein: MMKKIIVNCLCVFLLVVPRPVHATESDTEAEIHAFLNKLFEVRTQLLIENNSRMIEKYYNPKQKTSLYALQHENRRANYIQKWAEKRGVAFVEANSSITITRTKIQGNMATISLLHTLKLTYIYPGKSIRPQSFGTGTRHGIRLEKTQAGWHVAREWYSDPIEENPATIPSHSMKDMSHNQAFVLNAVDQSESVTRMKKYNRNKAVEYANKYAGAAWGAGNDHRYNPKYRDYHHEGGDCTNFASQVLGDQEEGGGLPMRSGWYYRYKQGGSTPWVRTDSFKNFLIRSGYGKVIARGSYADVIKPTIRNREGAMARLQPGDLIGYEMHGDIDHFSIVVGRDENGYVLVNSHTGDRYRVPWDLGWDKYTKFVLIHIRD, translated from the coding sequence ATGATGAAAAAGATAATCGTCAACTGCTTATGTGTATTTTTATTGGTGGTTCCTCGTCCCGTTCATGCTACAGAAAGTGATACGGAGGCAGAAATCCATGCTTTTCTTAACAAGCTATTTGAAGTACGGACACAATTGCTTATCGAGAATAACTCCCGTATGATCGAAAAATATTACAATCCGAAACAAAAAACCAGTTTGTATGCACTACAGCATGAGAATCGGCGGGCAAATTATATTCAAAAATGGGCAGAGAAAAGGGGAGTAGCATTTGTCGAAGCAAACAGCAGTATTACAATCACTCGTACTAAAATACAGGGGAATATGGCTACGATATCTCTCCTACATACACTAAAACTGACGTATATATATCCCGGTAAAAGTATACGTCCCCAATCATTTGGAACAGGTACACGCCATGGCATTCGTCTGGAAAAAACACAGGCAGGTTGGCATGTCGCCAGGGAATGGTATTCTGATCCAATTGAAGAGAATCCGGCTACGATCCCTTCCCATTCGATGAAGGATATGTCGCATAACCAAGCTTTTGTCCTAAACGCTGTCGATCAATCCGAATCAGTCACACGAATGAAAAAATATAACCGAAATAAAGCGGTGGAGTATGCCAATAAATATGCAGGAGCAGCATGGGGGGCCGGGAACGATCACCGTTATAATCCGAAATATCGGGATTATCATCATGAGGGAGGGGATTGTACGAACTTTGCTTCCCAGGTCCTCGGTGATCAAGAGGAAGGGGGAGGGCTCCCCATGCGTAGTGGCTGGTATTATCGCTACAAGCAGGGAGGAAGCACTCCGTGGGTGCGAACCGACTCCTTTAAGAATTTTCTGATTCGCAGTGGATATGGGAAAGTGATAGCAAGAGGCTCATATGCTGATGTAATAAAACCTACCATTAGAAACCGTGAAGGAGCTATGGCACGTTTACAACCAGGAGATTTGATTGGTTATGAAATGCACGGCGATATTGACCATTTTTCGATCGTCGTGGGCCGTGATGAGAATGGGTATGTATTGGTGAATTCTCATACAGGAGATCGCTACCGTGTTCCATGGGATTTAGGCTGGGATAAGTATACAAAATTTGTACTGATCCATATACGGGATTAA
- the lepB gene encoding signal peptidase I yields MKKQLELVTWSRYFLIIVGGIIGVRLFLFAPYVVKGVSMEPTLINNERILVNKGVYYAENPQRGDVIVLHATKEDDYIKRIIGIPGDELELKNGVLYRNGSVANEPYIAEVTLSGFERLVVPKDSYFVMGDNRNRSMDSREIGFIERSHVVGRAEYVFYPLASAHEVR; encoded by the coding sequence GTGAAGAAGCAGTTGGAACTTGTTACATGGAGTCGGTATTTTCTGATTATTGTGGGCGGGATTATAGGAGTTCGTCTCTTCTTATTTGCCCCGTATGTCGTGAAAGGCGTATCGATGGAGCCAACTCTCATTAATAATGAACGCATCCTGGTGAATAAAGGGGTGTACTATGCAGAGAACCCACAGAGGGGCGATGTAATCGTGCTACACGCTACCAAAGAAGATGATTATATTAAGCGTATCATTGGCATTCCAGGAGATGAACTGGAATTGAAGAATGGCGTTCTGTATCGGAATGGAAGTGTGGCGAATGAACCATACATAGCGGAAGTGACATTGTCAGGATTTGAACGGCTTGTTGTACCAAAGGATTCATATTTTGTGATGGGGGATAATCGCAACCGAAGCATGGACAGCCGGGAGATCGGATTTATTGAGCGCAGTCATGTAGTGGGCCGGGCCGAATATGTGTTTTATCCGCTTGCTAGCGCTCACGAAGTCCGCTAA
- a CDS encoding aldehyde dehydrogenase family protein, whose translation MQLASPSLNPNVESFLKGPKKLLINGQWVESSSGQTFETINPATKEVLCQVADGNAEDIDKAVKAARAALNGKWGRMTPSARGKLLYRLAELIEQNTEELAQLETLDNGKPIRETANADVPLTVDHFRYYAGWATKIYGQTIPVSIPNFFNYTKREPVGVVGQIIPWNFPLLMAAWKLGAALACGNTVVLKPAEQTPLSALRLGELIMEAGFPDGVVNIVTGFGETAGQPLVDHYDVDKIAFTGSTDVGRLIMRQAAGTLKKISLELGGKSPNIILPDADMSRAIPGALSGIFFNQGQVCCAGSRLYVHKKVYDNVLSDMVDHAKKIKVGNGLLQDTQMGPLVSAEQFSRVSDYIDVGLKEGAQRITAVESAEELANGYFVTPTVFSDVSDDMTIAQEEIFGPVLAAMPFDDIEDVIERANRTNYGLAAGVWTQNLSTAHKLADRIRAGTVWVNCYNVFDAASPFGGYKQSGIGREMGSYALEMYTEVKSVWINTK comes from the coding sequence ATGCAACTCGCTTCGCCATCTTTAAACCCGAATGTAGAATCATTCCTGAAAGGCCCGAAAAAATTGCTCATTAACGGGCAGTGGGTAGAGTCTTCCTCTGGACAAACGTTCGAGACCATTAACCCGGCTACGAAAGAAGTACTCTGTCAGGTGGCGGATGGAAACGCGGAAGATATTGATAAGGCGGTTAAGGCGGCACGAGCAGCTCTGAATGGCAAATGGGGACGAATGACCCCTTCGGCACGCGGCAAGCTCCTGTATCGACTGGCTGAGCTAATTGAACAAAATACGGAAGAACTGGCCCAACTTGAGACACTGGATAATGGCAAGCCGATTCGTGAAACGGCGAATGCGGACGTTCCGCTTACCGTTGACCATTTTCGTTATTATGCGGGATGGGCAACAAAAATTTATGGACAAACAATTCCGGTATCCATTCCGAATTTCTTTAACTATACAAAACGCGAGCCGGTTGGCGTAGTTGGCCAGATCATCCCGTGGAACTTCCCGCTTCTTATGGCGGCGTGGAAGCTGGGTGCGGCTCTCGCATGCGGTAATACAGTAGTCTTGAAGCCGGCAGAACAGACGCCGTTGTCAGCACTGCGCCTTGGTGAACTGATTATGGAAGCGGGCTTCCCGGATGGCGTAGTAAACATTGTGACTGGATTTGGCGAGACGGCAGGACAGCCGCTTGTTGATCATTACGATGTTGACAAGATTGCGTTCACCGGTTCAACGGATGTTGGCCGTCTGATCATGCGTCAGGCTGCCGGCACACTGAAGAAGATTTCCCTTGAGCTTGGGGGTAAATCTCCGAACATTATCCTGCCAGATGCGGATATGTCCCGCGCGATTCCGGGAGCGCTCAGCGGTATTTTCTTCAACCAGGGGCAAGTATGCTGCGCAGGCTCCCGTCTGTATGTGCATAAAAAAGTGTACGATAACGTGTTAAGTGACATGGTAGATCATGCGAAGAAAATTAAAGTGGGTAACGGCCTTCTCCAGGATACGCAGATGGGACCACTCGTATCAGCGGAGCAGTTCAGCCGTGTTAGCGATTATATCGATGTTGGTCTGAAAGAAGGTGCACAGCGCATTACCGCAGTGGAAAGCGCAGAGGAGCTGGCGAATGGCTATTTTGTGACGCCGACAGTATTCTCTGACGTATCAGATGATATGACAATCGCGCAGGAAGAAATCTTTGGCCCGGTGCTTGCGGCGATGCCATTTGATGACATTGAGGATGTAATTGAGCGTGCGAATCGTACGAATTATGGACTAGCAGCAGGTGTGTGGACACAGAACCTGTCTACCGCACATAAACTTGCGGACCGTATTCGTGCGGGCACCGTATGGGTGAATTGCTACAACGTATTCGATGCAGCATCCCCGTTTGGCGGCTACAAGCAGAGCGGCATTGGTCGGGAGATGGGCAGCTATGCGCTTGAAATGTACACAGAAGTGAAGAGCGTGTGGATTAATACGAAGTGA